In Astatotilapia calliptera chromosome 23, fAstCal1.2, whole genome shotgun sequence, a genomic segment contains:
- the dmap1 gene encoding DNA methyltransferase 1-associated protein 1 — MATGADVRDILELTGGDNDGPITKKDLINSDKKKTKKATETLTFKRPEGMHREVYALLYSDKKDAPPLLPSDTTQGYRTVKAKLGCKKVRPWKWMPFTNPARRDGAIFHHWRRVAEEGKDYPFARFNKTVQVPVYSEQEYQMHLHDDGWTKAETDHLFDLCKRFDLRFIVVHDRYDHQQYRKRSVEDLKERYYSICGKLTKVRAASGTEPKIYIFDAGHERRRKEQLEKLFNRTPEQVAEEEYLVQELRKIETRKKEREKKAQDLQKLIKAADTTTELRRAEKRVSKKKLPQKRETEKPAVPETAGIKFPDFKSAGVTLRSQRMKLPSSVGQKKIKAIEQILIEQGVDLNPMPTEEIVQMFNELRSDLVLLYELKQAHSNCEYEQQMLRHRYEALLKAGGCVGTVGAGPVIASQGGDINATNSTTASTPGAESQSWLNADDIKVEAKEQIIDVVGAPLTPNSRKRRESASSSSSVKKVKKP; from the exons ATGGCTACCGGTGCTGATGTCAGAGATATTCTTGAGTTGACCGGAGGGGATAATGATGGTCCCATCACCAAGAAAGACCTCATCAACTCAGACAAG AAAAAAACCAAGAAAGCAACAGAGACGCTGACCTTCAAGAGACCAGAGGGAATGCACAGAGAGGTCTACGCTCTGCTTTATTCTGATAAGAa GGATGCACCCCCCCTGCTGCCTAGTGACACCACTCAAGGTTATAGGACAGTCAAAGCCAAGTTAGGCTGTAAAAAGGTTCGTCCCTGGAAGTGGATGCCCTTCACAAATCCAGCACGCAGAGACGGGGCCATATTCCACCACTGGAGACGTGTTGCAGAAGAGGGCAAGGACTACCCTTTTGCTCGCTTTAACAAG ACAGTGCAGGTGCCAGTGTACTCGGAGCAAGAGTACCAAATGCACCTCCACGATGATGGCTGGACTAAAGCAGAGACAGACCACCTGTTTGACCTTTGCAAGCGGTTTGACTTACGCTTCATCGTTGTCCATGACCGATATGATCACCAGCAATACAGA aaaCGCTCTGTGGAGGACCTGAAAGAACGATATTATAGCATTTGTGGTAAGCTGACCAAAGTGCGCGCAGCATCAGGGACAGAACCCAAAATCTACATCTTTGACGCTGGCCATGAAAGGCGCCGCAAAGAGCAACTGGAAAAGCTGTTCAATCGCACACCTGAACAG GTGGCAGAAGAGGAGTATCTTGTTCAGGAGCTAAGGAAAATTGAGACTAGGAAGAAAGAGCGTGAGAAGAAAGCCCAGGATCTGCAAAAACTCATTAAGGCAGCTGACACAACGACAGAGTTGAGACGAGCTGAAAAGAGAGTTTCCAAGAAGAAGCTTccacaaaaaagagaaacagaaaaaccg GCTGTTCCAGAGACGGCAGGCATCAAATTCCCTGACTTCAAATCAGCGGGCGTCACACTGCGCAGTCAGAGG ATGAAACTGCCAAGCTCCGTAGGCCAGAAGAAGATCAAGGCCATTGAGCAGATCCTGATAGAGCAAGGAGTGG ATCTTAACCCCATGCCCACTGAGGAGATTGTGCAGATGTTCAATGAGCTTCGTAGTGACTTGGTGCTGCTGTATGAATTGAAGCAGGCCCACAGCAACTGTGAATACGAGCAGCAGATGCTGCGTCATCGCTACGAGGCCCTGCTGAAGGCCGGCGGGTGCGTGGGAACTGTAGGAGCCGGTCCAGTCATTGCATCACAGGGTGGGGACATCAACGCCACCAACAGCACTACAGCATCCACCCCAGGGGCTGAATCTCAGTCCTGGCTCAATGCAGATGACATTAAGGTGGAAGCCAAGGAGCAGATCATCGACGTTGTAGGAGCACCGCTTACCCCCAACTCG CGCAAGCGGAGAGAATCGGCGTCCAGCTCGTCTTCGGTGAAAAAGGTGAAGAAGCCTTGA
- the hnrnpm gene encoding heterogeneous nuclear ribonucleoprotein M isoform X1 — MSNEQVETTTEQAGQQQLSTPPQQQPTSQQGEMNGKGKNEANASRKERPQKRGGGGRYEPYGNANKRYRVFVSNIPYDVKWQALKDLMKEKVGEVTYVEHLMDAEGKSRGCAVVEFRTEELMKKAVEKVNKHNLNGRPLKVKEDPDGVICQREINKAQGGGPPGGHGGMGGMGGMGGMGGMGGMDRMGPGPNGPMVNIPPSLLNNPNIPNEIIHGLQAGRIGSTVFVANLDYKVGWKKLKEVFSMAGMVVRADILEDKDGKSRGMGTVTFDMSIEAVQAVSMFNGQLLFNRTMHVKLDEKSLPKDFGPPDRAAALPRGLSGIGLGLGPGGQPIDATQLNRGGGAGMGNMGPGGMEGMGFANMGGRMGGGGMDNFGGMNMDRFGSSGMGRMNEMDRGIGGAFDREFGRNEMGMSRNNFGDSFERGMGSSLGMDRMGSGMDRMGTNMDRMGGMDRMGMDRMDRVSDLDRMGSGFDRMGSGMDRLGPSMDRVGPGLDRMSSGMDRLGPSGFDRLGPSSLDRMGGGGGGGGGGMDFGSPMGMDRMGNTGIDRMASNFDRMGSAGGLDRFPSGGLDRMSSGIDRMGSGGVGGQFDRSGDLERGFGGNSFGGAGAGGPGAGGSNVRKGCQIFVRNLPFDFTWKMLKDTFNACGMVQYADIKMENGKSKGCGVVRFDNPETAERACRTMNGYRLNGREIDVRIDRNA, encoded by the exons ATGTCCAACGAGCAGGTAGAAACTACCACAGAGCAAgcaggccagcagcagctgtcgACGCCGCCGCAGCAGCAGCCGACTTCGCAGCAGGG GGAAATGAATGGAAAAGGCAAGAATGAGGCCAATGCCAGCAGGAAGGAAAGGCCTCAGaagagaggtggaggtggtcgcTATGAGCCCTATGGAAACGCAAACAAGAGATACCGCGTTTTCGTCAGCAACATCCCATATGATGTGAAGTGGCAAGCCCTGAAAGATCTGATGAAAGAGAAAG TGGGTGAGGTAACGTACGTGGAACACTTAATGGACGCAGAAGGCAAATCCAGG GGTTGTGC tgttgttGAGTTCAGGACGGAAGAGTTGATGAAGAAAGCAGTGGAGAAGGTCAACAAGCACAACCTCAATGGTCGGCCCCTCAAAGTGAAAGAG GACCCTGATGGTGTGATTTGCCAGCGGGAGATCAACAAGGCCCAAGGTGGAGGCCCTCCAGGAGGTCACGGCGGAATGGGAGGCATGGGGGGAATGGGAGGCATGGGAGGAATGGGTGGAATGGATCGTATGGGTCCTGGACCAAATGGTCCCATGGTCAACATTCCTCCGAGCCTCCTGAATAACCCGAACATCCCCAATGAGATCATCCATGGTCTCCAGGCTGGCAGGATTGGCAGCACTGTCTTTGTGGCTAAT CTTGACTACAAAGTGGGCTGGAAGAAGCTGAAGGAGGTGTTCAGCATGGCGGGCATGGTGGTGAGGGCGGACATTCTGGAGGACAAGGACGGGAAAAGTCGAGGCATGGGCACCGTCACATTTGATATGTCCATCGAAGCAGTGCAGGCTGTCT CAATGTTCAATGGACAGCTCCTGTTTAACAGGACGATGCACGTCAAACTG GATGAGAAATCTCTTCCTAAAGATTTTGGACCACCGGACAGAGCAGCTGCCCTTCCCC GTGGCCTGAGTGGTATTGGTTTGGGACTGGGACCTGGGGGCCAACCTATTGATGCTACTCAGCTCAACAGAGGTGGTGGTGCAGGGATGGGCAACATGGGTCCTGGAG GTATGGAAGGAATGGGCTTCGCCAACATGGGAGGCCGGATGGGAGGAGGAG GGATGGACAACTTTGGAGGAATGAACATGGACCGCTTTGGCTCTTCAGGGATGGGCAGGATGAACG AGATGGACCGTGGGATTGGTGGTGCTTTTGACAGGGAATTTGGGCGAAATGAAATGGGAATGTCTCGCAATAATTTTGGAGACTCCTTTGAAAGAGGAATGG GAAGCTCGCTGGGAATGGACCGCATGGGCTCTGGAATGGACCGCATGGGAACCAACATGGACCGCATGGGAGGAATGGATCGGATGGGAATGGACAGGATGGACCGCGTGTCTGATCTAGATAGGATGGGTTCCGGGTTTGACCGAATGGGCTCTGGGATGGATCGGCTGGGACCCAGTATGGACAGGGTCGGACCTGGTCTGGATCGTATGAGTTCAGGTATGGATCGCCTCGGCCCATCTGGATTTGACCGCTTGGGCCCATCTAGCTTGGACCGCATGGGGGGTGGTGGCGGTGGCGGCGGCGGCGGCATGGACTTTGGCTCTCCGATGGGAATGGATCGCATGGGCAACACCGGGATTGACAGAATGGCGAGCAACTTCGACCGCATGGGCTCTGCCGGAGGACTTGACCGTTTTCCATCTGGCGGCCTTGACCGCATGAGCTCTGGAATTGACCGGATGGGATCTGGAGGTGTTGGTGGTCAGTTTGACCGTTCTGGTGACTTGGAGCGTGGATTTGGCGGCAATTCCTTTGGAGGAGCTGGGGCTGGAGGTCCTGGAGCCGGGGGAAGCAATGTCAGGAAGGGATGTCAGATCTTTGTCAGGAAT cTGCCTTTTGACTTCACCTGGAAGATGCTGAAGGATACCTTCAACGCATGCG GAATGGTCCAGTATGCTGATATTAAGATGGAGAACGGGAAGTCCAAGGGCTGCGGTGTGGTTCGCTTTGACAATCCTGAAACTGCCGAGCGCGCCTGCCGGACCATGAACGGCTATCGCCTGAATGGAAGAGAAATTGATGTTAGGATTGACAGGAATGCATAA
- the hnrnpm gene encoding heterogeneous nuclear ribonucleoprotein M isoform X2: MSNEQVETTTEQAGQQQLSTPPQQQPTSQQGEMNGKGKNEANASRKERPQKRGGGGRYEPYGNANKRYRVFVSNIPYDVKWQALKDLMKEKVGEVTYVEHLMDAEGKSRGCAVVEFRTEELMKKAVEKVNKHNLNGRPLKVKEDPDGVICQREINKAQGGGPPGGHGGMGGMGGMGGMGGMGGMDRMGPGPNGPMVNIPPSLLNNPNIPNEIIHGLQAGRIGSTVFVANLDYKVGWKKLKEVFSMAGMVVRADILEDKDGKSRGMGTVTFDMSIEAVQAVSMFNGQLLFNRTMHVKLDEKSLPKDFGPPDRAAALPRGLSGIGLGLGPGGQPIDATQLNRGGGAGMGNMGPGGMEGMGFANMGGRMGGGGMDNFGGMNMDRFGSSGMGRMNGSSLGMDRMGSGMDRMGTNMDRMGGMDRMGMDRMDRVSDLDRMGSGFDRMGSGMDRLGPSMDRVGPGLDRMSSGMDRLGPSGFDRLGPSSLDRMGGGGGGGGGGMDFGSPMGMDRMGNTGIDRMASNFDRMGSAGGLDRFPSGGLDRMSSGIDRMGSGGVGGQFDRSGDLERGFGGNSFGGAGAGGPGAGGSNVRKGCQIFVRNLPFDFTWKMLKDTFNACGMVQYADIKMENGKSKGCGVVRFDNPETAERACRTMNGYRLNGREIDVRIDRNA, translated from the exons ATGTCCAACGAGCAGGTAGAAACTACCACAGAGCAAgcaggccagcagcagctgtcgACGCCGCCGCAGCAGCAGCCGACTTCGCAGCAGGG GGAAATGAATGGAAAAGGCAAGAATGAGGCCAATGCCAGCAGGAAGGAAAGGCCTCAGaagagaggtggaggtggtcgcTATGAGCCCTATGGAAACGCAAACAAGAGATACCGCGTTTTCGTCAGCAACATCCCATATGATGTGAAGTGGCAAGCCCTGAAAGATCTGATGAAAGAGAAAG TGGGTGAGGTAACGTACGTGGAACACTTAATGGACGCAGAAGGCAAATCCAGG GGTTGTGC tgttgttGAGTTCAGGACGGAAGAGTTGATGAAGAAAGCAGTGGAGAAGGTCAACAAGCACAACCTCAATGGTCGGCCCCTCAAAGTGAAAGAG GACCCTGATGGTGTGATTTGCCAGCGGGAGATCAACAAGGCCCAAGGTGGAGGCCCTCCAGGAGGTCACGGCGGAATGGGAGGCATGGGGGGAATGGGAGGCATGGGAGGAATGGGTGGAATGGATCGTATGGGTCCTGGACCAAATGGTCCCATGGTCAACATTCCTCCGAGCCTCCTGAATAACCCGAACATCCCCAATGAGATCATCCATGGTCTCCAGGCTGGCAGGATTGGCAGCACTGTCTTTGTGGCTAAT CTTGACTACAAAGTGGGCTGGAAGAAGCTGAAGGAGGTGTTCAGCATGGCGGGCATGGTGGTGAGGGCGGACATTCTGGAGGACAAGGACGGGAAAAGTCGAGGCATGGGCACCGTCACATTTGATATGTCCATCGAAGCAGTGCAGGCTGTCT CAATGTTCAATGGACAGCTCCTGTTTAACAGGACGATGCACGTCAAACTG GATGAGAAATCTCTTCCTAAAGATTTTGGACCACCGGACAGAGCAGCTGCCCTTCCCC GTGGCCTGAGTGGTATTGGTTTGGGACTGGGACCTGGGGGCCAACCTATTGATGCTACTCAGCTCAACAGAGGTGGTGGTGCAGGGATGGGCAACATGGGTCCTGGAG GTATGGAAGGAATGGGCTTCGCCAACATGGGAGGCCGGATGGGAGGAGGAG GGATGGACAACTTTGGAGGAATGAACATGGACCGCTTTGGCTCTTCAGGGATGGGCAGGATGAACG GAAGCTCGCTGGGAATGGACCGCATGGGCTCTGGAATGGACCGCATGGGAACCAACATGGACCGCATGGGAGGAATGGATCGGATGGGAATGGACAGGATGGACCGCGTGTCTGATCTAGATAGGATGGGTTCCGGGTTTGACCGAATGGGCTCTGGGATGGATCGGCTGGGACCCAGTATGGACAGGGTCGGACCTGGTCTGGATCGTATGAGTTCAGGTATGGATCGCCTCGGCCCATCTGGATTTGACCGCTTGGGCCCATCTAGCTTGGACCGCATGGGGGGTGGTGGCGGTGGCGGCGGCGGCGGCATGGACTTTGGCTCTCCGATGGGAATGGATCGCATGGGCAACACCGGGATTGACAGAATGGCGAGCAACTTCGACCGCATGGGCTCTGCCGGAGGACTTGACCGTTTTCCATCTGGCGGCCTTGACCGCATGAGCTCTGGAATTGACCGGATGGGATCTGGAGGTGTTGGTGGTCAGTTTGACCGTTCTGGTGACTTGGAGCGTGGATTTGGCGGCAATTCCTTTGGAGGAGCTGGGGCTGGAGGTCCTGGAGCCGGGGGAAGCAATGTCAGGAAGGGATGTCAGATCTTTGTCAGGAAT cTGCCTTTTGACTTCACCTGGAAGATGCTGAAGGATACCTTCAACGCATGCG GAATGGTCCAGTATGCTGATATTAAGATGGAGAACGGGAAGTCCAAGGGCTGCGGTGTGGTTCGCTTTGACAATCCTGAAACTGCCGAGCGCGCCTGCCGGACCATGAACGGCTATCGCCTGAATGGAAGAGAAATTGATGTTAGGATTGACAGGAATGCATAA
- the hnrnpm gene encoding heterogeneous nuclear ribonucleoprotein M isoform X3, which yields MKKAVEKVNKHNLNGRPLKVKEDPDGVICQREINKAQGGGPPGGHGGMGGMGGMGGMGGMGGMDRMGPGPNGPMVNIPPSLLNNPNIPNEIIHGLQAGRIGSTVFVANLDYKVGWKKLKEVFSMAGMVVRADILEDKDGKSRGMGTVTFDMSIEAVQAVSMFNGQLLFNRTMHVKLDEKSLPKDFGPPDRAAALPRGLSGIGLGLGPGGQPIDATQLNRGGGAGMGNMGPGGMEGMGFANMGGRMGGGGMDNFGGMNMDRFGSSGMGRMNEMDRGIGGAFDREFGRNEMGMSRNNFGDSFERGMGSSLGMDRMGSGMDRMGTNMDRMGGMDRMGMDRMDRVSDLDRMGSGFDRMGSGMDRLGPSMDRVGPGLDRMSSGMDRLGPSGFDRLGPSSLDRMGGGGGGGGGGMDFGSPMGMDRMGNTGIDRMASNFDRMGSAGGLDRFPSGGLDRMSSGIDRMGSGGVGGQFDRSGDLERGFGGNSFGGAGAGGPGAGGSNVRKGCQIFVRNLPFDFTWKMLKDTFNACGMVQYADIKMENGKSKGCGVVRFDNPETAERACRTMNGYRLNGREIDVRIDRNA from the exons ATGAAGAAAGCAGTGGAGAAGGTCAACAAGCACAACCTCAATGGTCGGCCCCTCAAAGTGAAAGAG GACCCTGATGGTGTGATTTGCCAGCGGGAGATCAACAAGGCCCAAGGTGGAGGCCCTCCAGGAGGTCACGGCGGAATGGGAGGCATGGGGGGAATGGGAGGCATGGGAGGAATGGGTGGAATGGATCGTATGGGTCCTGGACCAAATGGTCCCATGGTCAACATTCCTCCGAGCCTCCTGAATAACCCGAACATCCCCAATGAGATCATCCATGGTCTCCAGGCTGGCAGGATTGGCAGCACTGTCTTTGTGGCTAAT CTTGACTACAAAGTGGGCTGGAAGAAGCTGAAGGAGGTGTTCAGCATGGCGGGCATGGTGGTGAGGGCGGACATTCTGGAGGACAAGGACGGGAAAAGTCGAGGCATGGGCACCGTCACATTTGATATGTCCATCGAAGCAGTGCAGGCTGTCT CAATGTTCAATGGACAGCTCCTGTTTAACAGGACGATGCACGTCAAACTG GATGAGAAATCTCTTCCTAAAGATTTTGGACCACCGGACAGAGCAGCTGCCCTTCCCC GTGGCCTGAGTGGTATTGGTTTGGGACTGGGACCTGGGGGCCAACCTATTGATGCTACTCAGCTCAACAGAGGTGGTGGTGCAGGGATGGGCAACATGGGTCCTGGAG GTATGGAAGGAATGGGCTTCGCCAACATGGGAGGCCGGATGGGAGGAGGAG GGATGGACAACTTTGGAGGAATGAACATGGACCGCTTTGGCTCTTCAGGGATGGGCAGGATGAACG AGATGGACCGTGGGATTGGTGGTGCTTTTGACAGGGAATTTGGGCGAAATGAAATGGGAATGTCTCGCAATAATTTTGGAGACTCCTTTGAAAGAGGAATGG GAAGCTCGCTGGGAATGGACCGCATGGGCTCTGGAATGGACCGCATGGGAACCAACATGGACCGCATGGGAGGAATGGATCGGATGGGAATGGACAGGATGGACCGCGTGTCTGATCTAGATAGGATGGGTTCCGGGTTTGACCGAATGGGCTCTGGGATGGATCGGCTGGGACCCAGTATGGACAGGGTCGGACCTGGTCTGGATCGTATGAGTTCAGGTATGGATCGCCTCGGCCCATCTGGATTTGACCGCTTGGGCCCATCTAGCTTGGACCGCATGGGGGGTGGTGGCGGTGGCGGCGGCGGCGGCATGGACTTTGGCTCTCCGATGGGAATGGATCGCATGGGCAACACCGGGATTGACAGAATGGCGAGCAACTTCGACCGCATGGGCTCTGCCGGAGGACTTGACCGTTTTCCATCTGGCGGCCTTGACCGCATGAGCTCTGGAATTGACCGGATGGGATCTGGAGGTGTTGGTGGTCAGTTTGACCGTTCTGGTGACTTGGAGCGTGGATTTGGCGGCAATTCCTTTGGAGGAGCTGGGGCTGGAGGTCCTGGAGCCGGGGGAAGCAATGTCAGGAAGGGATGTCAGATCTTTGTCAGGAAT cTGCCTTTTGACTTCACCTGGAAGATGCTGAAGGATACCTTCAACGCATGCG GAATGGTCCAGTATGCTGATATTAAGATGGAGAACGGGAAGTCCAAGGGCTGCGGTGTGGTTCGCTTTGACAATCCTGAAACTGCCGAGCGCGCCTGCCGGACCATGAACGGCTATCGCCTGAATGGAAGAGAAATTGATGTTAGGATTGACAGGAATGCATAA
- the timm44 gene encoding mitochondrial import inner membrane translocase subunit TIM44, translated as MATPLCRCYQICVRRGLVAFPSSYLLLSNRPNVYTIRGLLTHSPQVPQSALLQVRYLSGERGGGRRGFLGEFLDNLKQELNKSKEMKENIKKFREEAKKLEESEALKQARRKYKNIESETVKTSEVLRKKLGNISETVKEGLEEVSRTEFGKKIKEGMEEAAKTAKTSAETVSKSGEMLGKTGAFKAISQGMESVKKEIGDLGHTGPYRPPTRLRKRTEFSSKGAADESRVFEANEEAMGVVLHKDSKWYQQWKDFKDNNVVFNRFFEMKMKYDESDNAFIRASRAVTDKMTDIIGGLFSKTEMSEVLTEILKVDPSFDKDSFLKQCERDIIPNILEAMIRGELEVLKDWCYEATYSQLAHPIQQAKAMGLQFHSKILDIDSIDLAMGKMMDQGPVLIITFQAQLVMVIRNTKGEVVEGDPEKVLRMMYVWALCRDQEELNPYAAWRLLDISASSTEQIL; from the exons ATGGCGACCCCCTTATGTCGGTGTTATCAG ATATGTGTAAGAAGGGGTTTGGTGGCTTTCCCTTCCTCCTACCTGCTGCTTTCCAACAGACCCAATGTCTACACGATACGTGGGCTCCTCACACACTCTCCACAG GTGCCTCAGTCAGCCCTTCTTCAAGTAAGGTATTTGTCAGGAGAGCGGGGTGGTGGACGAAGAGGTTTCCTGGGAGAGTTTTTGGATAACCTCAAACAGGAGCTAAACAAGAGcaaggaaatgaaagaaaacatcaaaaagtTTCGAGAAGAGGCCAAAAAACTCGAGGAGTCAGAGGCATTGAAGCAAGCTCGGAGGAAATAT AAAAATATAGAGTCTGAAACAGTGAAGACGTCCGAGGTTCTCAGGAAGAAGTTGGGAAACATTTCAGAGACGGTCAAAGAG gGACTGGAAGAGGTCAGCCGGACAGAATTTGGGAAGAAAATCAAAGAAGGAATGGAAGAAGCTGCCAAAACAGCAAAGACATCTGCTGAGACTGTCTCCAAGAGTGGAGAGATGCTGGGGAAGACGGGCGCATTTAAAGCAATATCGCAG ggAATGGAGAGTGTGAAGAAAGAGATCGGTGACTTGGGTCACACTGGCCCTTATCGGCCTCCCACCAGACTCAGAAAGAGGACGGAATTCTCCTCCAAGGGGGCAGCGGATGAAAGCAGGGTCTTTGAGGCCAACGA GGAAGCTATGGGCGTGGTGCTCCACAAAGACTCAAAATGGTACCAGCAGTGGAAGGACTTCAAAGACAACAACGTGGTCTTTAACA GGTTCTTTGAGATGAAGATGAAATATGATGAGAGTGACAACGCGTTTATCAGAGCGTCCCGTGCCGTCACTGACAAGATGACTGACATCATAG GTGGACTGTTTTCAAAGACTGAGATGTCTGAAGTGCTGACAGAGATTTTGAAGGTGGACCCGTCCTTTGACAAAGACTCCTTTCTCAAGCAGTGTGAGCGAGACATCATCCCCAACATACTGGAG GCCATGATTCGAGGGGAGCTGGAGGTTCTGAAGGACTGGTGCTATGAAGCG ACGTACAGCCAGCTGGCTCATCCAATCCAGCAAGCCAAGGCCATGGGGCTTCAGTTCCACTCCAAGATTCTGGACATCGACAGTATTGAT CTGGCCATGGGTAAGATGATGGACCAGGGTCCAGTGCTGATTATCACTTTCCAGGCTCAGTTAGTCATGGTGATCCGAAACACCAAAGGAGAAGTGGTGGAAGGAGATCCT GAAAAAGTCCTCCGGATGATGTACGTGTGGGCTCTCTGCCGAGACCAGGAAGAGCTCAACCCGTACGCTGCCTGGAGACTATTGGATATCTCCGCCTCGAGCACGGAGCAGATCCTCTAA